From a region of the Roseivirga sp. 4D4 genome:
- a CDS encoding PAS domain-containing protein: protein MTSHTNNIDDLVLGVASATNALIAEKLDKGINLALKALSKPLGVDAGFVSVNHEDEKGGFLTSMKYAWTPHSNQERLERNQNVGENQLGEILPVLSNGDCFELTYSQAKDELKAHMGFDGSKSVILFPIHFEDTFWGIFGLVDFHQERGWSDSEKALLLSFANSIGNAVCRNILEEGLEKLVAERTSELQNSRKRFQLAIEGSQDGIWDWQPKEDKAYWSPRLFEQLGYQPDEIPVPKDNFFDMIHPDDADETRLRFEKHLKERTPYEVEFRLKTKPGDYRWFKSTGQALWDKAGNVVRIVGSHEDIHDKKMAEIEVEESHRRMNNLVNNLPGMVYRCLNDQKWTMYYLSSACETITGYTSEEFYGDPGDVTYGELIHVDDRIEVWDQVQAALKRDESFRVIYRIVDKSGKEKWLWEQGNGVRNEDGELSALEGCIFDISPVVRNQELQHQAIYRAEDNQRRKVAAELHDGLQQTLSVSALNLHYLEDEVDKLSPSSRDRFAKSKAFLEQGIAETRSIAHRLMPKSIDELGLDRALQDLLASVEAAADIECKYYSNLKDRLEAEVELGLYRMAQEALNNVIKSSKAKHVNAQLVKMKGGIQLMIEDDGIGFDKNKLDLYETGYGLTSMKNRIGALSGSLTIDSRPDHGTSVIALIPLNE, encoded by the coding sequence TTGACTTCTCACACCAACAATATTGACGATCTGGTATTGGGAGTGGCCAGTGCTACCAATGCATTGATTGCCGAAAAACTGGATAAGGGCATTAATCTGGCACTAAAAGCACTCTCTAAGCCTTTGGGTGTAGATGCCGGCTTCGTGTCTGTTAATCATGAAGATGAAAAGGGAGGTTTTTTAACTTCTATGAAATATGCTTGGACTCCTCATTCAAATCAGGAACGCTTGGAGAGAAACCAAAATGTCGGGGAAAATCAGCTTGGAGAAATATTACCTGTTTTATCAAACGGAGATTGTTTTGAGCTTACCTATTCTCAGGCTAAAGATGAACTCAAAGCTCATATGGGTTTTGATGGGAGCAAGTCGGTGATTCTGTTTCCCATTCATTTTGAAGATACTTTTTGGGGGATTTTTGGATTGGTAGATTTTCATCAGGAACGAGGTTGGTCCGACTCGGAGAAAGCCTTATTACTATCGTTTGCCAATTCTATCGGCAATGCGGTTTGCAGAAATATCTTGGAAGAAGGATTGGAAAAGCTAGTGGCTGAAAGAACAAGTGAACTTCAGAACAGTCGAAAAAGGTTTCAGTTGGCCATTGAGGGTTCGCAAGATGGTATTTGGGATTGGCAACCCAAAGAGGATAAAGCCTATTGGTCTCCTCGATTGTTTGAGCAATTGGGTTATCAACCTGATGAAATTCCTGTTCCGAAGGATAATTTCTTTGATATGATTCATCCGGATGATGCTGATGAGACACGTTTGCGTTTTGAGAAGCATCTGAAGGAGAGAACTCCTTATGAAGTTGAGTTCAGGCTTAAAACAAAGCCAGGAGATTACCGATGGTTTAAGTCTACAGGGCAGGCCCTATGGGACAAAGCCGGTAATGTGGTGAGAATTGTAGGCAGCCATGAGGATATTCACGACAAAAAGATGGCTGAGATAGAGGTAGAGGAGAGTCATCGGAGAATGAATAACCTGGTGAATAATCTGCCTGGGATGGTTTACCGCTGCCTGAACGATCAGAAATGGACAATGTATTATTTGAGTAGTGCCTGTGAGACCATTACCGGATATACTTCAGAAGAATTCTATGGAGATCCTGGAGATGTTACTTATGGCGAGTTAATACATGTGGACGATCGGATTGAAGTATGGGATCAGGTGCAGGCTGCCTTGAAAAGGGATGAGTCTTTCCGTGTTATCTATCGGATCGTAGATAAATCTGGTAAGGAGAAATGGCTCTGGGAGCAAGGAAATGGTGTTCGGAATGAAGATGGAGAATTGAGTGCGTTGGAAGGGTGTATTTTTGATATTAGTCCTGTAGTCAGAAATCAAGAATTACAGCATCAGGCCATCTATCGGGCAGAAGATAATCAAAGGAGAAAAGTTGCCGCTGAGCTGCATGATGGGCTTCAACAAACCTTGAGTGTAAGTGCCCTGAACCTGCATTACCTTGAAGATGAGGTGGACAAGCTCAGTCCGTCAAGCCGGGATCGGTTTGCGAAAAGCAAAGCGTTTTTAGAGCAGGGAATTGCTGAAACCCGAAGTATCGCCCATCGACTGATGCCCAAGTCCATTGATGAACTTGGTCTGGATAGAGCCTTGCAAGATTTGCTTGCATCGGTAGAAGCTGCTGCGGATATTGAGTGTAAGTACTACAGCAATCTAAAGGATAGACTTGAGGCGGAGGTCGAATTAGGTTTATATAGAATGGCTCAGGAAGCGCTGAATAATGTAATCAAGTCGTCCAAAGCAAAACATGTCAATGCTCAGCTTGTCAAGATGAAAGGAGGCATTCAGTTGATGATTGAAGATGATGGCATAGGCTTTGACAAGAATAAACTTGACTTGTACGAAACTGGTTATGGTTTGACCAGCATGAAAAATAGGATTGGAGCCCTTTCCGGTAGTTTGACTATTGATTCGCGACCCGATCATGGGACAAGCGTAATTGCATTAATTCCACTAAATGAATGA
- a CDS encoding AI-2E family transporter: MKTDFTRDNLRNASYWVIIIAGVFFGLIYFRAFLEPIVLALVVWYLIRTARKYVGKIKIRGKALPGILQRIIAFILTLSLLYGLYQIVSVNVKLISANADSYDDNLQIFINQIKEFTEANSDYIPEIDVQETIDKLDYQSIVSSVFNSVSVVLGNFALVIVYVIFFLIEENYFGQKLDNLFKKEANRQNVMGILGRVVSAVNKYFTVKTQVSLITAVVGYFILLAYGVDFPVLWAFLIFILNYIPYIGSLVASLLPSIFAIFQFASFWPFLWVFLTVEVVQIFVGNYVEPKLMGRTLNLSPLVVIIALSFWGSIWGILGMILSVPIISVAVIICAQFPSTRAIAIMMTENGYIEEDDPKE, translated from the coding sequence ATGAAAACAGACTTTACCAGAGATAACCTTAGAAATGCTTCTTACTGGGTAATAATTATCGCTGGTGTCTTTTTTGGGCTTATTTATTTCAGGGCTTTTCTAGAACCGATCGTTCTGGCGTTGGTGGTTTGGTACCTGATTAGAACAGCCCGTAAGTATGTAGGAAAGATAAAAATCAGAGGTAAAGCACTGCCGGGAATTCTGCAGCGTATCATTGCCTTCATTCTGACCTTGTCCTTGCTTTATGGTCTATATCAGATCGTTTCCGTCAATGTAAAGCTCATTAGCGCAAATGCAGACAGCTATGATGATAACCTGCAGATATTTATTAACCAGATTAAGGAGTTCACAGAGGCAAATAGTGATTATATACCAGAAATAGACGTTCAGGAGACCATTGATAAGCTCGATTATCAGTCTATAGTTTCTAGTGTTTTCAACTCAGTGAGTGTTGTACTGGGTAATTTTGCGCTTGTCATTGTCTATGTCATCTTCTTCTTGATAGAAGAGAACTACTTCGGACAAAAGTTAGATAACCTTTTTAAAAAGGAGGCTAATCGCCAAAATGTGATGGGTATTTTGGGTCGGGTTGTGAGTGCAGTGAACAAGTACTTTACTGTCAAAACCCAAGTCAGTCTTATCACGGCAGTGGTGGGGTATTTTATATTACTGGCCTATGGGGTAGACTTTCCTGTGCTCTGGGCCTTTCTGATATTTATTTTGAACTATATACCCTATATCGGTTCTCTGGTGGCCAGTTTATTGCCCTCAATCTTTGCGATTTTTCAGTTCGCATCCTTTTGGCCTTTCCTTTGGGTTTTCTTAACAGTGGAAGTGGTACAGATTTTTGTGGGGAATTATGTGGAGCCTAAGCTGATGGGAAGAACCCTAAACTTGAGTCCTCTTGTCGTGATTATTGCCCTGTCATTTTGGGGCTCAATCTGGGGGATCTTAGGTATGATATTATCCGTTCCAATTATCTCCGTAGCAGTCATTATTTGTGCTCAATTTCCGTCCACTCGAGCCATCGCAATTATGATGACAGAGAATGGATATATAGAGGAAGATGACCCCAAAGAATAA
- a CDS encoding vWA domain-containing protein, translated as MTWFKSIGMIEGIFVGLFIVAYLVYIFRLLRLAKRMNTTFRPLLFKILLRSLALSLLIIALLGPSFGETTKEVKSEGKDIYVAVDLSQSMNAFDVQPTRLEKVKYELKKIIEAFNSDRIGLIIFSSEAFVQCPLTYDQSALNLFVNTLNTGLVPNAGTDFGSPLNIALEKLEDTEASVTQQKAQIILMISDGEDFGDETQEAVEKVVRSGIQLFALGVGTETGSKIRQGNGFKRDRQGGEVVTKLNSKSLRKLAVDTGGKYFEINEDQNDVNRLIRAINEVEGELRDARVIDASANKFYYFLIGAIALLVLDAMIRRKTLRI; from the coding sequence ATGACTTGGTTTAAGAGTATTGGAATGATTGAGGGGATTTTTGTAGGCCTCTTCATTGTGGCATATCTGGTCTACATTTTCCGACTTCTTCGCTTAGCAAAGCGGATGAACACAACTTTTCGACCACTCCTCTTTAAAATTTTACTAAGGTCATTGGCGCTTTCGCTATTAATCATTGCCTTACTAGGCCCCTCCTTCGGAGAAACAACAAAAGAGGTTAAATCTGAAGGCAAAGATATCTATGTAGCTGTCGACCTCTCACAATCCATGAACGCCTTCGATGTTCAGCCCACTCGATTGGAAAAGGTAAAGTACGAACTGAAAAAGATCATTGAGGCTTTCAATTCAGATCGAATCGGACTGATCATTTTCTCTTCGGAAGCATTTGTACAATGCCCATTGACTTATGACCAAAGCGCATTGAACCTATTTGTCAATACGCTGAATACAGGCCTAGTACCCAATGCGGGAACCGATTTTGGATCACCCCTGAACATTGCTTTAGAAAAACTAGAAGACACCGAAGCTTCTGTAACACAACAAAAGGCCCAGATCATCTTGATGATTAGCGATGGTGAAGATTTCGGTGACGAGACACAAGAGGCTGTAGAAAAGGTAGTGAGATCTGGCATTCAACTCTTTGCACTGGGCGTAGGAACAGAAACAGGTTCGAAGATTCGACAGGGCAACGGCTTCAAAAGAGATAGACAAGGTGGCGAAGTAGTAACAAAACTAAATTCAAAGTCGTTGAGAAAGCTGGCGGTAGATACTGGTGGTAAGTACTTCGAAATCAATGAAGACCAGAATGATGTAAACCGATTGATTCGTGCCATCAATGAGGTGGAAGGCGAATTGAGAGATGCCCGAGTCATTGATGCTTCGGCTAACAAATTTTATTACTTCCTGATTGGTGCGATTGCCTTGTTGGTTTTAGACGCCATGATCAGAAGAAAGACATTAAGAATATGA
- a CDS encoding response regulator, giving the protein MNTPISIFIVDDHPMIIDGLKGYLDDADRFEIKGSASNGLEALEKLMSLEVDVILTDIQMPMMDGAELIKRIKQDKPEQKVIALTMFNEVQYIKKMLQLGVVGYVLKSANKAELIQAIDFVNGGGQYYSPEVTQVIMNKLRGNQPAVSMVTELTDREKEILYLILKQKSNQEIGEELFISTRTVEAHKRNLLEKTGSKNIAGLVIYAMDHQLFEDF; this is encoded by the coding sequence ATGAACACACCAATAAGCATTTTTATAGTAGATGACCATCCAATGATTATTGATGGTTTAAAAGGTTATCTCGATGATGCCGATCGTTTCGAGATTAAAGGGTCGGCTTCCAATGGACTTGAGGCTTTGGAAAAACTCATGTCTTTGGAGGTGGATGTTATTCTCACGGACATCCAAATGCCTATGATGGATGGAGCAGAGCTGATCAAAAGGATAAAGCAGGATAAGCCTGAGCAAAAAGTCATTGCCTTGACCATGTTCAACGAAGTACAATACATTAAAAAGATGCTGCAACTGGGTGTGGTGGGGTATGTGCTAAAAAGTGCCAATAAAGCCGAATTGATCCAGGCGATTGATTTTGTAAATGGTGGAGGGCAATACTATTCACCTGAGGTTACACAAGTGATTATGAACAAGCTTCGTGGTAACCAGCCCGCAGTAAGCATGGTTACCGAACTCACAGATAGGGAGAAGGAGATTCTCTATCTGATTCTTAAGCAAAAATCGAATCAGGAGATCGGTGAAGAGCTGTTCATCAGTACCCGAACCGTGGAGGCACATAAACGCAATTTGCTGGAAAAGACGGGGAGCAAGAACATCGCTGGACTTGTGATTTACGCCATGGATCATCAGCTTTTTGAAGACTTCTAA
- a CDS encoding acetyl-CoA C-acyltransferase produces MKEVYIISAARTPIGSFGGKLSGFTATQLGSFAIKGALEKANVAADQVQEVLMGNVVSAGLGQAPARQAALGAGVGENVPCTTINKVCASGMKSVMLAAQSIMVGSNDVVVAGGMESMSNIPYYIPKARYGYKYGNGELVDGLVKDGLWEVYNEFPMGNCADNTAKEMNISREAQDEYAINSYKKAAESTAAGKFKNEIIPVAIPQRKGDPVMMTEDEEFNNVIFEKIPNLRPVFNKDGSVTAANASTINDGASAMVLMSKEKAEELGVTPIAKIIGFADAAQDPLWFTTAPAKAIPKAMAMAGVSKDDVDYYEINEAFSVVAIANNQELGLDASKVNVNGGAVALGHPLGASGNRIVTTLCHVLDQNDGKIGVAGICNGGGGASAMVIEKL; encoded by the coding sequence ATGAAGGAAGTATACATCATATCCGCTGCCAGAACACCCATTGGCAGTTTCGGAGGAAAATTATCAGGCTTCACCGCCACTCAGTTAGGATCATTCGCCATTAAAGGAGCTTTGGAAAAAGCCAATGTTGCTGCTGATCAGGTACAAGAAGTTTTAATGGGCAATGTTGTCTCAGCAGGTCTGGGTCAGGCACCAGCGCGTCAGGCAGCTTTAGGAGCTGGTGTTGGTGAGAATGTACCTTGTACTACCATCAACAAAGTATGTGCTTCAGGAATGAAGTCTGTGATGCTCGCGGCTCAGTCTATTATGGTTGGTTCTAATGATGTGGTAGTTGCCGGTGGTATGGAAAGCATGAGTAATATCCCTTACTACATCCCTAAAGCTAGATATGGTTACAAATATGGTAATGGTGAATTAGTAGACGGCCTGGTAAAAGACGGTTTATGGGAGGTCTATAATGAATTCCCTATGGGAAATTGCGCTGACAATACAGCTAAAGAGATGAATATCTCACGCGAGGCACAAGATGAATATGCCATTAACTCCTATAAAAAAGCAGCTGAGTCTACAGCTGCTGGAAAATTCAAAAACGAGATCATTCCGGTAGCAATTCCTCAGAGAAAAGGAGACCCAGTAATGATGACGGAAGACGAAGAATTCAATAATGTGATCTTCGAAAAGATTCCTAACCTTCGTCCTGTATTCAACAAAGACGGATCAGTGACAGCCGCAAATGCCTCTACCATCAATGACGGTGCATCTGCCATGGTGTTAATGAGCAAAGAAAAAGCTGAAGAGCTTGGCGTGACTCCGATTGCAAAAATCATTGGATTTGCTGATGCAGCTCAAGATCCACTATGGTTTACTACTGCCCCTGCTAAAGCAATTCCTAAGGCCATGGCAATGGCTGGTGTTAGTAAGGATGACGTTGACTACTACGAGATCAACGAAGCATTTTCTGTAGTAGCTATAGCCAATAATCAAGAGCTTGGACTTGACGCTTCAAAAGTTAATGTCAATGGGGGCGCTGTTGCTTTGGGCCACCCGCTAGGAGCATCTGGAAACAGAATTGTGACTACTTTATGTCATGTGCTTGATCAGAACGATGGAAAAATAGGCGTTGCTGGCATCTGTAATGGTGGCGGAGGTGCTTCGGCCATGGTGATCGAGAAATTATAA